Proteins from a single region of Corylus avellana chromosome ca11, CavTom2PMs-1.0:
- the LOC132164938 gene encoding uncharacterized protein LOC132164938, protein MYICLDAYKKGFKYGCRAIIFLDACHLKGEYGGQLLCAIGKDDNDDMFPTAFAMVEAETRESWLGTAVGLGTAIDAMLPHVEHRFCVRHLHANFKAKVYTGKAFKDELWGAARTSNIYAFDHHMQKILSMDKGAHAYLSGVPKASWSRHTFSCQTKSDMLLNNLTESFNAWIKETRSKPILTMVEDIHRQIMARFQQKKNGIRLTQYTICPKIHKKLETSKSDARNCIIYMHKQKSEEYLNGYYMMDKYMQGYAARVYSMESPNTWLADDPCNEILTPIIRRAPGRPKIARRKAADESTNPDKLTRSGYEDVCGSQHEPQAGAEAGSPQPRVRTRRATQSQAEVEAGSSQHGSTRRATHVLRS, encoded by the exons ATGTATATTTGCCTTGATGCGTACAAGAAGGGGTTCAAGTATGGTTGTCGggccataatttttttagatgcttgtcatctGAAGGGGGAATATGGGGGGCAATTATTGTGTGCTATAGGCAAGGATGACAACGACGACATGTTCCCCACTGCATTTGCTATGGTCGAGGCAGAGACAAGAGAGTCGTGGCTTGGAACTGCAGTT GGGCTTGGAACTGCAATTGACGCTATGTTGCCACATGTTGAGCATCGCTTTTGTGTTCGTCATCTACATGCAAACTTCAAAGCGAAAGTCTACACGGGGAAAGCTTTTAAGGATGAGTTGTGGGGGGCTGCACGGACATCCAATATTTATGCTTTTGACCACCACATGCAGAAGATCTTGTCGATGGACAAAGGTGCACATGCTTACCTTAGTGGTGTACCTAAGGCATCATGGTCCAGACACACTTTCAGCTGCCAAACCAAAAGCGATATGTTATTGAATAACTTGACTGAGAGCTTTAATGCTTGGATTAAAGAAACTAGGAGTAAGCCCATCCTAACAATGGTTGAAGATATTCATCGGCAGATAATGGCACGCTTCCAGCAAAAAAAGAATGGAATCCGGTTGACGCAATACACAATATGTCCAAAGATTCATAAAAAGTTGGAGACGTCAAAAAGTGATGCAAGAAATTGTATCA TTTACATGCATAAGCAAAAATCAGAGGAATATTTGAATGGATATTACATGATGGACAAGTACATGCAAGGATATGCAGCTCGAGTTTATAGCATGGAAAGTCCAAACACATGGCTAGCTGATGATCCATGCAATGAAATTCTAACACCTATTATTAGAAGGGCTCCTGGTAGACCAAAGATTGCTAGGAGAAAAGCTGCAGATGAGTCAACTAATCCCGACAAGCTAACCCGTAGTGGATAT GAAGATGTTTGT ggatcccaacatgaaccacaggcagGAGCAGAAGCGGGGTCACCACAGCCTCGTGTTCGTACACGTAGGGCaactcagtcacag GCGGAAGTAGAAGCGGGGTCGTCTCAGCATGgtagtacacgtagggctacacaTGTACTAAGGAGCTGA